A window of Acidimicrobiales bacterium genomic DNA:
CGCCCGCTCGACCCGACCGGGAGCGCCATGTGGTCGGCGGCCCTGGCCCACCTGTCCCGGCAGCAGGTCGCGCTGTTTCTCCTCACCTCCCCGGAGCACGAGATCCAGCTGGTGTCGAACTGGTACGAGCGCTTCCTCCACCGGGGGGCCGACCTGGCCAGCCTGCTTGCCTGGGGCAACCTCATGAGCCACGGGACCAGCGACGAAGTCGTGATCTCGGGGATCGTCGGCTCGGCCGAGTACTTCTCACACGTGTAGGCCCTGGCACCGGGCCCTAGGGACGGTAGGTCCCGAGGCCCGGTGCCTGGCCACGTGACCTGAGCACTCACTCGGGGCTGGCGACCGCCCGCTCCGGTGTCGGAGCCCGGTGGTCATCCGGCCTCAGATGAGGGCGGCCAGGGTCGAGAAGATCTCGCCGCTCCGGTCGAGGGTCGCCAGGTGGCCTCCGCCCTCGATCTCGTGCAGATCGGCACCGGGGATGGCAGCGGCCAGCAGCCGGGCGTGGGCGGCGGGCACGTTCCGGTCGGCGTCGCCCTGCCAGAGGT
This region includes:
- a CDS encoding DUF4214 domain-containing protein — encoded protein: RPLDPTGSAMWSAALAHLSRQQVALFLLTSPEHEIQLVSNWYERFLHRGADLASLLAWGNLMSHGTSDEVVISGIVGSAEYFSHV